In Pseudothermotoga hypogea DSM 11164 = NBRC 106472, the following are encoded in one genomic region:
- the purN gene encoding phosphoribosylglycinamide formyltransferase, whose translation MRKASLGILVSGTGTNMYSIAKKCLSGELPAVVSVVISSRENAPALEKARSLGIPSYVVRKKDFQSQTEYEDKMIAILKAHNVDLVVLAGFLNILSPYFIDAFRWKIINVHPSLIPAFCGPGYYGMKVHEAVIQYGVKITGVTVHFVDESVDGGPIILQRPVEVDDDDTPETLAEKVKQVEHEVLPEAIKLIVENELRIVGRKVLIRREDDA comes from the coding sequence TTGAGGAAAGCTTCCTTAGGTATTCTCGTGTCGGGGACCGGTACGAACATGTATTCGATTGCGAAGAAATGTTTGAGCGGGGAATTACCTGCAGTTGTTTCGGTCGTCATAAGCAGCAGAGAGAATGCTCCAGCCTTGGAGAAAGCGAGATCCTTGGGCATACCCTCGTACGTCGTCAGGAAGAAGGACTTTCAAAGCCAAACCGAATACGAGGACAAAATGATAGCCATTCTCAAGGCGCACAACGTTGATCTGGTCGTTCTGGCTGGTTTTTTGAACATACTCTCTCCGTATTTCATCGACGCCTTCAGATGGAAAATCATCAACGTGCATCCGTCTTTGATTCCTGCCTTTTGTGGTCCAGGCTATTACGGAATGAAAGTGCACGAGGCCGTGATCCAGTACGGGGTGAAGATCACGGGTGTCACGGTCCATTTCGTTGACGAAAGCGTCGATGGAGGTCCGATCATACTGCAGAGACCCGTCGAGGTTGACGATGACGACACGCCTGAGACTCTCGCCGAAAAAGTGAAACAAGTTGAGCACGAGGTGTTGCCAGAAGCGATCAAGTTGATCGTGGAAAACGAATTGCGCATAGTCGGTAGGAAAGTTCTCATCAGGAGGGAAGACGATGCCTAA
- the purH gene encoding bifunctional phosphoribosylaminoimidazolecarboxamide formyltransferase/IMP cyclohydrolase: MPKALISVWDKTKIVEIARELATLGFTIMSTGGTAEFLSKNGVNVVPTSNITSFNQLLGGRVKSLHPYIHAAILANRDDPSQMKELEQLGIEPIDVVIVNFYPFSRAVHEKKELNELVDFIDIGGPAVLRAAAKNFKHVAVLCDVSDYEWFVEKVKVNSLILNDRLRLALKAFQYSAWYDAMIAQYFSRVAGDLFPRYLTLSYEKVCELCYGENPHQRAALYKDVLVPSGIVNAKQLHGKELSFNNYLDADAALSVVKDFEDTTCVVVKHTNPCAVACANSTLEAFEKAKAADPVSIFGGIVAFNRGVDAETAKKLSEIFLEVILAPSFDAEALKILKKKKNLRLLQIDLNQKGEIYDLRRISGGVLFQTPDLTDYAQLKVVTERAPHEEELKDLLFAWKVVKHVKSNAIVLAKDRTTLAIGAGQPNRVWPTEHCVRQAGEKAKGSVLASDAFFPFPDAVEIAAKAGVSAIIQPGGSVRDQEVIEMANRYNVAMIFTGTRHFKH; this comes from the coding sequence ATGCCTAAAGCGTTGATTTCAGTTTGGGACAAAACAAAGATAGTGGAGATTGCGCGCGAACTTGCAACGCTTGGATTCACAATTATGAGTACAGGTGGAACGGCCGAATTTCTTTCCAAAAACGGCGTGAACGTCGTTCCCACTTCTAACATCACATCCTTCAACCAGCTACTGGGAGGCAGGGTGAAGAGTTTGCATCCCTACATCCACGCGGCGATCCTCGCGAACCGTGACGATCCTTCTCAGATGAAAGAACTTGAACAGCTTGGGATAGAACCAATCGATGTAGTAATCGTGAACTTCTATCCTTTCTCGCGCGCGGTACATGAAAAGAAAGAACTCAACGAGCTTGTTGATTTCATAGACATCGGAGGACCCGCTGTGCTTCGGGCCGCAGCCAAGAACTTCAAACACGTTGCTGTGCTGTGCGATGTGTCCGATTACGAATGGTTTGTTGAAAAGGTGAAGGTCAATTCCTTAATCTTGAACGACAGATTGAGACTCGCCTTGAAGGCTTTTCAGTACAGCGCCTGGTACGATGCTATGATTGCTCAGTACTTCTCTCGCGTTGCGGGTGATCTCTTCCCAAGATACCTCACGTTATCTTACGAGAAGGTGTGCGAACTTTGCTACGGTGAAAATCCACACCAGCGAGCGGCCCTGTACAAAGATGTGCTTGTTCCGTCTGGAATCGTCAATGCAAAACAGCTTCATGGAAAAGAACTTTCCTTCAACAACTACCTCGATGCCGACGCTGCCTTGTCGGTTGTGAAAGATTTCGAGGACACCACCTGCGTCGTTGTCAAACACACCAACCCCTGCGCTGTCGCCTGTGCAAATTCAACTCTCGAGGCTTTCGAGAAGGCAAAGGCTGCTGACCCAGTTTCGATTTTTGGAGGAATCGTGGCATTCAATCGAGGTGTCGATGCTGAGACTGCTAAGAAGCTTTCTGAGATATTTCTCGAAGTGATACTGGCACCAAGTTTCGACGCTGAAGCACTCAAGATCTTGAAAAAGAAAAAGAACCTGAGGCTCCTTCAGATCGATTTGAACCAAAAGGGTGAGATCTACGATCTGCGAAGAATTTCCGGGGGAGTGCTCTTTCAAACACCCGACCTTACCGACTACGCACAGTTGAAAGTAGTCACTGAGCGTGCACCACACGAGGAAGAGCTGAAAGATCTGCTCTTCGCCTGGAAAGTTGTCAAGCATGTGAAATCCAACGCGATCGTGCTGGCCAAGGATCGCACCACGCTCGCCATCGGTGCAGGACAGCCTAACAGAGTCTGGCCTACAGAACATTGCGTCAGACAGGCTGGAGAGAAGGCAAAAGGTTCCGTGCTGGCCTCCGATGCGTTCTTCCCATTCCCGGACGCTGTCGAGATCGCGGCGAAAGCAGGGGTTTCAGCCATCATACAACCAGGTGGGTCGGTGAGGGACCAAGAGGTCATCGAGATGGCGAACAGATACAACGTGGCGATGATTTTCACAGGTACACGACACTTCAAGCACTGA
- a CDS encoding carbohydrate ABC transporter permease, giving the protein MRMKVKEKVLNWSLFCLMVIVAVVMLVPFFWMFSTSLKSLGEVFEYPPKWIPRQPHWENYARIWSVVPFGRYLLNSVIVSGSITLLHLLVASLSAFAFARLNFPGRDKLFLLYLATLMVPGQVTMIPNFILIKLLRLTDTYTGLILPNVFTAFGVFLLRQFFMTIPKDYEDAARIDGASRFYIYSRIILPLSVPALSTLAVFTFVFQWNNLLWPLVVVSKDSMKTVTIGLASFQGMYGTTWNLLMAAAVIGVLPSIVAFLIGQRFLIKGITLTGLKA; this is encoded by the coding sequence ATGAGGATGAAGGTCAAAGAAAAGGTTTTGAACTGGTCTTTGTTCTGTTTGATGGTGATAGTAGCTGTCGTCATGCTCGTGCCCTTCTTCTGGATGTTCTCAACATCGCTGAAGAGTTTGGGAGAGGTGTTCGAGTATCCACCAAAGTGGATTCCAAGACAACCTCACTGGGAGAACTACGCACGCATCTGGTCTGTGGTACCCTTTGGCAGGTATCTGCTGAACAGTGTCATAGTTTCCGGGTCCATCACGTTGTTACATTTGCTGGTTGCTTCGCTGAGCGCATTCGCATTTGCCAGATTGAACTTTCCTGGTAGGGACAAACTGTTCTTGCTGTACTTGGCTACGCTCATGGTCCCGGGTCAAGTCACGATGATACCAAATTTCATATTGATCAAACTACTCCGTCTCACTGATACCTACACGGGTTTGATCCTCCCTAATGTGTTCACAGCCTTCGGAGTCTTTCTGCTCAGACAGTTCTTCATGACGATACCCAAAGATTATGAAGACGCAGCACGCATAGACGGAGCTTCGAGATTCTACATCTACTCGAGGATAATTCTGCCTTTGTCTGTTCCCGCTCTCTCCACACTGGCGGTTTTCACATTTGTCTTTCAGTGGAACAACTTGCTCTGGCCGTTAGTCGTTGTGAGCAAGGACTCGATGAAGACGGTAACCATAGGGCTTGCGAGTTTTCAAGGAATGTATGGTACGACATGGAACTTGCTCATGGCGGCAGCCGTGATAGGCGTCCTCCCATCGATAGTGGCGTTCTTGATCGGACAGAGATTTCTCATAAAAGGAATCACATTGACGGGACTCAAGGCTTAG
- the purD gene encoding phosphoribosylamine--glycine ligase, which translates to MKALVIGSGGREHALVWKLHQEGYEVFCAPGNGGICQDATCYEAKSVDELLQLALKEKIDLTVVGPEAYLAQGVVDVFESHGLKIFGPNRKASQLECSKVYAKLLMDECGIPTARFRLFDDPVQAEKYVERCEFPIVIKADGLAQGKGSYVVMSREEAFNVIDSLMRKKIFGESGERIVVEEFLRGKEMSMMVLTDGKTYVPMMSAMDYKKIYDGDRGPNTGGMGSIAPAPHYSENLWRSVREEILDKLFPALEKRNVIYKGVLYLGLMITQDGPKVLEFNCRFGDPETQSILLLLESDLLEMLQAVVEGELERRKILWSKEKAVCVVLVSGGYPESYKTGFEIFGLNKVKDAIVFHAGTKKVDGKIVTSGGRVLNVCAKADTYAKARRRVYEEIEKIHFENMYYRKDIGLFIS; encoded by the coding sequence ATGAAGGCGCTCGTCATAGGTTCGGGTGGTCGCGAACACGCGTTGGTATGGAAACTCCACCAGGAAGGATACGAAGTCTTCTGCGCTCCAGGTAACGGTGGTATCTGCCAGGATGCGACGTGCTACGAAGCAAAAAGTGTGGATGAACTGTTACAGCTCGCTTTGAAAGAGAAGATAGATCTGACTGTCGTGGGTCCGGAGGCGTATCTGGCACAAGGTGTGGTCGACGTTTTCGAATCGCACGGTCTCAAAATCTTTGGACCAAACAGAAAAGCGTCTCAGCTCGAGTGCAGTAAGGTTTACGCAAAACTGCTCATGGACGAGTGTGGGATACCAACGGCGCGGTTCAGGTTGTTCGACGACCCTGTTCAGGCAGAAAAGTATGTTGAACGCTGCGAATTTCCAATCGTTATAAAGGCGGATGGTTTGGCGCAAGGTAAAGGAAGTTACGTGGTGATGAGTCGTGAAGAAGCGTTCAACGTGATCGATTCGTTGATGAGGAAAAAGATCTTTGGAGAGTCGGGTGAGAGGATCGTTGTCGAAGAGTTTTTGCGAGGCAAAGAAATGAGCATGATGGTTCTCACCGATGGTAAAACTTACGTTCCCATGATGAGTGCGATGGATTACAAGAAAATCTACGATGGCGACAGGGGGCCCAACACGGGTGGAATGGGTTCAATCGCACCGGCACCGCACTACAGCGAGAACCTGTGGCGAAGTGTGAGAGAGGAAATCTTGGACAAGCTTTTCCCAGCACTCGAGAAGCGGAACGTGATCTACAAAGGCGTCCTTTATCTGGGTCTGATGATCACTCAAGATGGTCCCAAAGTGCTCGAATTCAACTGCAGGTTCGGTGATCCAGAAACTCAGTCCATTCTGCTGCTCTTGGAAAGTGATCTTTTGGAAATGCTCCAGGCCGTGGTCGAGGGAGAATTGGAGAGACGCAAAATATTATGGTCAAAAGAAAAGGCAGTTTGCGTGGTTCTGGTGAGCGGAGGTTATCCCGAGTCTTACAAAACGGGTTTTGAGATCTTCGGTTTGAACAAGGTGAAAGATGCGATCGTTTTCCATGCAGGTACCAAGAAGGTCGATGGAAAGATCGTCACCAGCGGTGGTAGGGTTTTAAACGTTTGTGCAAAGGCTGATACTTACGCAAAGGCCAGAAGACGGGTTTACGAGGAGATTGAGAAAATCCACTTCGAGAACATGTATTATCGCAAGGACATCGGTCTGTTCATCTCTTGA
- a CDS encoding 4-hydroxy-tetrahydrodipicolinate reductase, with protein sequence MSGLKYGIVGSKGKMGREIMEYFSSFGDECVVEKDVDHFVERDVPQLIIDFSSPQGLKESVELCRKYNCGLIVGTTGLTDESFRLLGELSKTLPVVQSYNFSSGMSIMKEILKAFREQFKDWDCAMIEIHHSQKKDAPSGTAKMLKEVIQRDLSISSIRVGGIFGEHTVIFSNAGEVVEISHRALSRRAFSIGVRRAALFLLTKEKGFFTYEDVLKGVDKAAEELRGISELL encoded by the coding sequence ATGAGTGGTTTGAAGTACGGAATCGTTGGGTCCAAAGGTAAGATGGGCAGAGAGATCATGGAATATTTCTCGTCATTTGGCGACGAATGCGTCGTTGAAAAGGATGTTGACCATTTCGTAGAACGGGATGTCCCACAGTTGATCATTGATTTTTCCTCACCGCAAGGCTTGAAAGAGAGTGTCGAGCTGTGCAGAAAGTACAACTGTGGCCTGATCGTCGGAACAACAGGTTTAACCGATGAATCTTTCAGGTTGTTGGGGGAACTTTCGAAAACGTTGCCAGTGGTTCAGAGTTACAATTTTTCGAGTGGTATGAGCATCATGAAGGAGATCTTGAAGGCCTTCCGCGAACAATTCAAGGATTGGGATTGTGCAATGATAGAAATACACCACAGTCAAAAAAAGGACGCACCTTCTGGCACCGCTAAGATGCTCAAGGAGGTTATTCAAAGAGATTTATCGATCAGTTCCATCAGGGTTGGTGGAATCTTCGGTGAACATACGGTGATCTTTTCAAATGCCGGCGAGGTGGTTGAGATAAGCCACAGGGCACTTTCCAGAAGGGCGTTTTCAATCGGGGTTCGGCGAGCGGCGCTCTTTCTTTTAACAAAAGAAAAAGGTTTCTTCACTTACGAAGATGTTTTGAAGGGGGTCGATAAAGCCGCAGAAGAATTACGTGGAATTTCCGAGTTGCTATGA
- the purM gene encoding phosphoribosylformylglycinamidine cyclo-ligase has protein sequence MRSYKEAGVDRDAADESVERIKRLARLTYVPQVLGGIGSFGGFFELPSNYRQPVLVSGTDGVGTKLKIAFMMDKHDTVGIDCVAMCVNDVLVHGAKPLFFLDYLAVGKLNVERVEQIVTGIVKGCVEAECALIGGETAQMPDFYGEDEYDLAGFAVGIVEKDQLLDGSRVSEGDLVLGLASSGLHSNGFSLARKILLSHYRVDSYVDELGKTLGEEMLTPTKIYVKSVLKVLDSSIHAMAHITGGGIPGNLPRVIPVGLEARIDKSSWPVPTIFSLIQRLGMINESEMFRTFNMGIGFMLIVERDSADRIARALKNLGEEVWVVGEIKRGERRIVL, from the coding sequence ATGAGATCTTACAAGGAGGCGGGTGTGGATCGGGACGCAGCCGATGAAAGCGTAGAAAGGATCAAACGCTTGGCGCGGCTCACGTACGTACCGCAAGTGCTCGGAGGGATAGGCTCTTTCGGTGGTTTCTTCGAATTGCCTTCGAATTACCGTCAACCGGTGCTCGTGTCCGGCACGGATGGTGTGGGAACGAAACTGAAGATCGCTTTCATGATGGACAAGCATGATACTGTGGGTATAGATTGTGTGGCGATGTGTGTCAACGACGTTTTGGTGCACGGCGCAAAACCGCTCTTCTTTCTTGATTACCTCGCGGTGGGGAAGTTGAACGTTGAGCGTGTGGAACAGATCGTCACGGGGATCGTGAAGGGTTGCGTGGAAGCCGAATGCGCACTCATAGGGGGAGAAACGGCACAGATGCCAGATTTTTATGGCGAGGACGAGTACGACCTGGCTGGCTTTGCGGTTGGTATCGTTGAGAAAGATCAGCTCCTGGACGGCTCAAGGGTCAGCGAAGGTGATCTCGTACTTGGGCTCGCTTCGAGCGGGCTTCACAGCAATGGTTTTTCTTTGGCGAGGAAAATCCTCTTGAGTCATTACAGAGTAGATTCTTACGTTGACGAACTCGGCAAAACACTCGGTGAGGAAATGCTCACGCCGACCAAGATCTACGTGAAGAGCGTGCTGAAAGTTCTGGATAGTTCTATCCATGCGATGGCGCACATTACGGGTGGGGGTATCCCTGGAAACCTTCCCAGAGTGATACCTGTTGGTCTGGAGGCTCGAATCGACAAAAGTTCCTGGCCAGTACCGACCATATTCAGCCTGATCCAGCGACTCGGGATGATCAACGAGTCGGAGATGTTCAGAACCTTCAACATGGGAATAGGTTTCATGTTGATCGTTGAAAGAGACTCTGCGGACAGAATCGCCAGAGCACTCAAGAATCTCGGTGAAGAGGTGTGGGTTGTCGGTGAGATCAAAAGGGGTGAAAGGAGGATCGTTCTTTGA
- the purF gene encoding amidophosphoribosyltransferase, with amino-acid sequence MKESCGLFGIFSPKPDPKISRTVYYGLIALQHRGQESAGIAVGDGEKIKYHKGLGLVNDVFNEEVLGELSGHVAIGHVRYSTTGSNVFENAQPIVVAGQQGSLAVAHNGNIINTRELRSQLEKKGLPFRSTTDSEIIALLLIEQGPDMLHACLDVTRTLQGAYCLLLMNQNSLIAIRDPLGFRPLCMGRLDDCVVFASETVALDAVGAEFVRDIEPGEVVLVNENGVESHKTAFSRSAFCIFEFVYFARPDSVLENVSVYAARERAGRILAIEQPADADLVVGVPDSGTVAAIGYSNQSGIPYGMGLIKNKYIGRTFIQPSQKLRNLGVRLKLNALRELVKGKSIVLVDDSIVRGTTMGQIVKMLRTAGARSIHVRIASPPIRYGCYFGVDTSDRRELIAAVLEEKKIEQLIGADSLGYLSLEGLVKAVGLPSDRLCLACFNGIYPLQVPSFCTKYLFEKE; translated from the coding sequence ATGAAGGAATCATGTGGACTGTTTGGAATCTTTTCTCCAAAACCTGATCCGAAGATTTCCAGAACTGTCTATTATGGTCTAATCGCTCTTCAGCACAGAGGTCAAGAGAGTGCAGGCATCGCGGTTGGTGATGGAGAGAAGATCAAGTATCATAAGGGTTTGGGACTGGTCAACGACGTCTTCAACGAGGAAGTGCTCGGTGAGCTTTCCGGACACGTTGCGATCGGCCATGTGAGGTATTCGACGACGGGCTCGAACGTGTTCGAGAACGCCCAACCCATAGTCGTTGCAGGTCAACAAGGCAGCTTGGCGGTGGCACACAATGGAAACATAATCAACACGCGCGAGCTCAGGAGTCAACTTGAAAAGAAAGGATTACCTTTTCGTTCGACCACTGACAGTGAGATCATTGCGTTACTCTTGATCGAGCAAGGCCCGGACATGTTACATGCTTGCCTCGATGTGACACGTACCCTGCAGGGTGCTTACTGCTTGCTCCTCATGAACCAAAATAGTTTGATCGCCATCAGGGATCCACTCGGTTTTCGTCCACTCTGCATGGGCAGACTGGATGACTGCGTGGTGTTCGCCTCGGAAACGGTCGCATTGGATGCCGTGGGAGCCGAATTCGTCAGAGACATCGAACCTGGAGAGGTCGTTTTGGTGAATGAAAATGGTGTGGAGTCTCACAAGACGGCTTTTTCAAGGAGTGCGTTCTGCATTTTCGAGTTCGTCTACTTCGCCAGGCCCGACAGTGTGCTGGAGAACGTGAGCGTTTATGCTGCACGAGAGCGAGCCGGCAGAATACTGGCGATCGAACAACCTGCCGATGCAGACCTTGTCGTAGGCGTGCCAGACTCTGGCACCGTCGCCGCCATTGGTTATTCCAATCAGAGTGGTATCCCGTACGGAATGGGTCTGATCAAAAACAAATACATCGGTAGGACTTTCATACAACCATCTCAGAAGCTCAGGAACCTGGGGGTCAGACTCAAGTTGAACGCTTTGAGAGAGCTCGTGAAAGGAAAAAGCATAGTCTTGGTTGACGATTCCATCGTGAGGGGCACGACGATGGGTCAAATTGTGAAGATGTTGAGAACTGCCGGGGCAAGGTCGATTCACGTTCGCATCGCTTCACCCCCTATACGGTACGGTTGTTACTTCGGAGTCGACACATCCGACAGGAGGGAACTCATCGCGGCAGTTCTCGAAGAAAAGAAGATCGAGCAACTCATAGGGGCTGATTCGCTCGGCTATTTGAGCCTCGAAGGGCTGGTAAAGGCTGTTGGGCTGCCTTCGGATCGTCTCTGTCTCGCATGCTTCAACGGTATTTATCCTTTGCAGGTTCCGAGTTTTTGCACGAAGTACCTTTTTGAAAAGGAGTGA
- the purL gene encoding phosphoribosylformylglycinamidine synthase subunit PurL: protein MRRIEDYGLSHKEYQHILEKLAREPNDVEIAMIAVMWSEHCSYKHSRSSLRRLPTKGPRVIQGPGENAGVVDIGDGLAVVFKMESHNHPSAVEPFHGAATGVGGIVRDVLAMGARPIALLDSLRFGDLSEPRVKYLFGGVVSGISFYGNCIGVPTVAGEIYFHPCYAQNPLVNVMCVGLAEQRHLKFSKAVKSGASLLLVGSLTGRDGIGGASFASETLSEESENKRPCVQIADPFMEKLLIEACVEAAKLDTVLTIQDLGAAGLTSACSEIAAKAHKGVRIDLSCVPVREKGMSPGEILLSESQERMLLVVEKGKEERVKSIFKKWGLRATRIGEVTDDGFFTALYDGKIVAQIPAALLTEAPLVQLDPVALKPVNSSHVEIPMPNNLEEIFLEILASPNICSKRYVFEQYDHMVGTDTVLRPGHDAAVLRIKGTSKALAVTADCNPFYCSVDPYVGAQIAVCEAARNLIVTGAEPLALTDCLNFGDPDKPEVAYQFEMTIDGLRDAATALNTPVVSGNVSFYNETETSRVHPTPIVGMVGLIEDASRICSASFKNPGDVIVLLGPMSADQRLCEYTRLIHKIENILPPTIDLELEKRVQRCCLNAIKDGLLNSAHDLSEGGLVVALAESCIIGNIGALCDLWSDSRADFLLFGEEQSRILVSLAEENLQRLIQLAKNENVPIAVLGRVMGDRLVVKLNGRKLIDQPVRKIKEVYESSLQRLVNQ from the coding sequence ATGAGGCGAATTGAAGATTACGGTCTCAGTCACAAGGAGTATCAGCACATCCTGGAAAAACTCGCGAGAGAACCGAACGACGTCGAGATCGCGATGATTGCCGTAATGTGGTCTGAACATTGCAGTTACAAGCACTCGAGGTCTTCCCTGCGCAGGTTGCCAACGAAAGGTCCAAGGGTGATCCAGGGACCTGGAGAGAACGCCGGTGTTGTGGATATAGGTGACGGTCTGGCGGTCGTGTTCAAAATGGAGAGTCACAACCATCCGTCGGCTGTTGAACCCTTTCACGGTGCAGCGACAGGCGTTGGTGGTATCGTGAGAGACGTGCTCGCAATGGGAGCACGTCCGATAGCTTTGCTCGACTCTTTACGCTTTGGTGATCTGTCTGAACCGCGCGTCAAGTATCTGTTCGGTGGGGTCGTCTCGGGTATTTCGTTCTATGGGAACTGCATAGGCGTTCCGACGGTCGCCGGTGAGATCTATTTCCATCCATGCTACGCACAAAATCCACTCGTGAACGTCATGTGTGTCGGTCTGGCTGAGCAGAGACATCTGAAGTTCTCCAAAGCTGTCAAATCCGGCGCCTCTTTGTTGCTCGTTGGATCGCTCACTGGTCGAGACGGAATAGGTGGTGCCAGTTTCGCCTCTGAGACTCTATCAGAGGAGAGCGAAAACAAGAGGCCCTGCGTTCAGATAGCTGATCCTTTCATGGAGAAACTCCTCATAGAAGCCTGCGTTGAAGCAGCAAAGCTCGATACAGTTCTCACAATACAAGATCTGGGTGCGGCTGGTTTGACCTCCGCCTGTTCGGAGATCGCGGCAAAGGCCCACAAGGGCGTTCGGATAGATCTCTCGTGTGTCCCGGTTCGGGAGAAAGGTATGTCACCGGGTGAGATACTCCTATCCGAGTCGCAGGAGAGGATGCTCCTGGTGGTTGAAAAAGGAAAAGAGGAAAGGGTCAAATCCATCTTTAAAAAGTGGGGTCTGAGGGCCACAAGGATAGGCGAGGTCACGGACGATGGTTTCTTCACAGCCCTGTACGATGGAAAGATCGTTGCCCAAATTCCTGCAGCGCTTCTCACAGAGGCTCCTCTGGTCCAGCTCGATCCTGTCGCTTTGAAGCCTGTGAATTCTTCACACGTTGAGATACCGATGCCGAACAACCTTGAAGAAATCTTCCTGGAAATACTTGCAAGTCCCAACATTTGTAGCAAGCGTTATGTCTTCGAGCAGTACGACCACATGGTTGGAACAGATACCGTGCTCAGACCCGGCCACGATGCAGCGGTCCTCAGGATAAAAGGAACGAGTAAGGCTTTGGCAGTGACAGCAGATTGCAATCCGTTCTACTGCTCTGTAGATCCTTACGTCGGTGCGCAGATAGCCGTGTGCGAGGCTGCGAGGAATCTGATTGTTACGGGTGCCGAACCATTGGCTTTGACAGACTGCTTGAATTTCGGCGATCCTGACAAACCAGAGGTTGCTTACCAGTTCGAAATGACGATCGATGGGCTGAGAGATGCGGCCACAGCACTCAACACTCCTGTGGTGAGTGGCAACGTGAGTTTCTACAACGAGACAGAAACGAGCAGGGTCCATCCCACACCGATCGTCGGCATGGTGGGACTCATAGAGGATGCATCGAGAATCTGCTCCGCAAGTTTCAAAAACCCAGGCGACGTCATAGTCCTTCTCGGGCCTATGTCTGCCGATCAGCGTTTGTGTGAGTACACGAGGCTGATACACAAGATCGAGAACATACTCCCCCCAACGATCGATCTCGAGCTCGAAAAGAGAGTTCAACGGTGTTGCTTGAACGCAATCAAAGATGGGTTGCTGAATTCTGCACACGATCTTTCTGAAGGTGGCCTGGTAGTCGCTCTTGCCGAGTCGTGCATCATAGGAAACATCGGGGCATTATGCGATTTATGGAGCGATTCTCGAGCCGATTTTCTATTGTTTGGTGAAGAACAGTCCCGGATACTCGTCAGCTTGGCCGAGGAGAATCTCCAACGATTGATCCAGCTCGCCAAAAACGAAAACGTACCCATAGCGGTCCTCGGAAGGGTCATGGGCGACAGACTCGTCGTAAAACTGAACGGAAGAAAGCTCATCGACCAACCGGTGAGGAAGATCAAAGAGGTCTACGAGTCTTCCTTGCAAAGGCTGGTGAACCAATGA
- the dapA gene encoding 4-hydroxy-tetrahydrodipicolinate synthase: MFVGVGTAIVTPFKGGEVDHESYKKLVEWQLDSGVKAIVVAGTTGEGATLRIDERERLVSVTKEICEKRAQVIVGTGTNDTRKTLELSLSAVKNGADAVLVVTPYYNKPTQEGLYAHYRYLSERIDIPIIIYNVPSRTSVNIAPETVARLANDCKNIRAIKEANQDISQSDEILKLTRNMDFYVYSGNDDRTFHMLCAGAKGVISVASNVIPHRMVEMVNAIFEGNLRKARELHFKYLELFKSLFVETNPMPVKAALHLMGRIENEFRLPLVPPKQSTVDQLRRTLFELEVVK; the protein is encoded by the coding sequence ATGTTCGTGGGAGTTGGAACTGCTATCGTGACGCCGTTCAAGGGCGGAGAGGTGGATCACGAGAGCTACAAAAAGCTCGTTGAGTGGCAACTCGACAGTGGCGTCAAAGCAATTGTGGTTGCAGGAACGACGGGAGAGGGAGCGACACTGAGAATTGACGAAAGGGAACGTTTGGTCTCCGTCACCAAGGAAATCTGTGAAAAAAGAGCTCAGGTGATAGTTGGGACCGGTACCAACGACACGCGCAAAACTCTCGAGCTTTCCCTGAGTGCTGTTAAGAATGGCGCGGATGCTGTACTCGTAGTGACACCTTATTACAACAAACCCACCCAAGAAGGTTTGTACGCTCATTACAGGTACCTTTCGGAGAGAATTGACATACCCATAATTATCTACAACGTTCCATCGCGTACCAGTGTAAATATAGCCCCAGAGACCGTGGCTAGACTTGCGAACGACTGCAAAAACATACGCGCCATAAAAGAGGCCAATCAAGACATTTCTCAATCCGATGAGATCTTGAAACTGACGCGTAATATGGATTTCTACGTATACTCCGGAAACGATGACAGAACCTTTCACATGCTTTGTGCCGGTGCGAAGGGTGTTATATCCGTGGCGTCGAACGTGATCCCACACCGTATGGTCGAGATGGTTAACGCGATTTTTGAGGGAAACCTGAGGAAAGCAAGGGAACTGCATTTCAAATACCTTGAGTTGTTCAAGTCCTTGTTCGTCGAGACTAACCCCATGCCGGTGAAGGCTGCACTTCACCTGATGGGTCGCATCGAGAACGAATTTCGTCTGCCTTTGGTACCACCCAAACAATCCACAGTGGACCAATTAAGAAGAACGTTGTTTGAACTGGAGGTGGTCAAATGA